The following proteins come from a genomic window of Paenibacillus wynnii:
- a CDS encoding ORF6C domain-containing protein: MQEKLLLSRDEKQLQIRVAQAEEENARLIKENNSLKKRVICRRKEQDALQLRGKVRLQELLGLAVTDNFKLHKRRAFSLLWSDYRNRFGVRSYRDTLEINYDEGIRFIGEWKPKNSGDSYLIGVCTL, translated from the coding sequence ATGCAAGAAAAGCTGTTGTTATCGAGGGATGAAAAACAATTGCAGATACGTGTGGCGCAGGCAGAGGAGGAAAACGCACGGCTGATCAAGGAGAACAACTCTTTAAAAAAGCGGGTTATCTGTCGGCGTAAGGAACAGGACGCACTTCAGTTGCGAGGTAAGGTAAGGCTGCAGGAATTACTCGGATTAGCAGTTACAGATAACTTCAAACTTCACAAACGAAGAGCATTCAGTCTCTTATGGAGTGATTATCGAAACCGTTTTGGTGTTCGGTCTTATAGGGATACGTTGGAGATTAATTATGACGAAGGGATTCGATTCATTGGAGAGTGGAAACCAAAAAATTCAGGTGATTCCTATCTGATCGGCGTATGTACCCTATAG
- a CDS encoding helix-turn-helix transcriptional regulator, producing MANVENKSTDSRREKALKIMVKDSDKLNSLIIMNGFSKTDFAKEIKISQPTATQITNGERNPSPRTAKRICEVLECEWTELFEIIKYPQISTPGS from the coding sequence ATGGCAAATGTCGAAAATAAAAGCACGGATTCCCGTAGAGAGAAAGCTTTGAAAATCATGGTTAAGGATTCTGACAAACTTAACTCTCTAATTATTATGAATGGATTTAGCAAAACTGACTTCGCGAAAGAAATTAAAATATCACAACCAACTGCTACTCAAATAACGAATGGCGAACGAAATCCATCGCCACGTACCGCGAAACGTATTTGCGAAGTGTTGGAATGTGAGTGGACTGAATTGTTTGAGATTATAAAATATCCTCAGATAAGCACCCCTGGTTCATAA
- a CDS encoding helix-turn-helix domain-containing protein, whose product MEVHENVRRVMENRGLTQYRLAQLSGIPHSTLSTFLNGGVKNPSMEMVSKLAEVLDATTDYILGKTDVNLYDWLPSPKEEEEMNATKNPSYSNEQGFESDDILPIEELIKRRLTYKGYELTEEQKIKFGKLAEGIADLLG is encoded by the coding sequence ATGGAAGTCCATGAAAATGTAAGGCGAGTTATGGAAAACAGAGGGTTAACACAATACAGACTAGCGCAGTTATCGGGGATTCCCCACTCTACTTTAAGCACTTTCTTGAATGGGGGAGTTAAAAACCCATCTATGGAGATGGTTTCAAAGTTAGCTGAAGTTTTGGACGCTACTACTGATTACATCTTAGGAAAGACAGATGTTAACCTGTATGACTGGCTTCCTTCACCAAAGGAAGAAGAGGAAATGAATGCAACAAAAAACCCTAGCTATTCTAATGAGCAAGGGTTTGAGTCTGACGATATTTTACCGATTGAGGAATTGATAAAAAGACGACTTACCTATAAAGGATATGAACTAACTGAGGAACAAAAAATTAAATTTGGTAAGCTTGCCGAGGGGATTGCGGATCTTCTTGGCTGA
- a CDS encoding helix-turn-helix transcriptional regulator translates to MGFRLGDCLLLERLKDKGWTQAYFAKRMNVSRQYVNKIISGERKMSFEFAINAAHILGCHTADLYILEVVRNRSE, encoded by the coding sequence ATGGGTTTCCGGCTCGGGGATTGTCTCCTGCTGGAACGACTCAAAGATAAAGGATGGACACAAGCGTACTTTGCCAAAAGAATGAACGTCTCTCGACAGTATGTAAACAAGATCATTAGTGGAGAGCGCAAGATGTCATTCGAATTTGCGATAAACGCAGCTCATATACTCGGTTGTCACACCGCCGATCTGTACATCCTTGAAGTCGTTCGGAACAGGAGTGAGTAG
- a CDS encoding LytTR family DNA-binding domain-containing protein, whose protein sequence is MDIPVVHIQTGKDQVIDSRNILYIQSEGSQTLIHTTDQVYRPVVSLRDFAALLLPEGFDTLDKSNVTNVDKVKYYDKISKQAYFDKTGKGKYVKVSRRNQDKIRD, encoded by the coding sequence ATGGACATTCCAGTCGTGCATATACAAACGGGTAAAGACCAGGTAATTGATTCAAGAAACATCCTGTACATCCAATCTGAGGGCTCTCAGACGCTGATACACACGACGGATCAAGTATACCGACCTGTTGTATCCCTGAGAGACTTCGCGGCTCTGTTGCTCCCTGAGGGATTCGATACGCTGGATAAATCCAATGTAACCAACGTGGACAAAGTTAAATATTATGACAAAATTTCGAAGCAGGCGTATTTCGACAAAACGGGAAAAGGGAAGTATGTGAAGGTTTCACGCCGGAATCAGGATAAAATTAGGGATTGA
- a CDS encoding type II toxin-antitoxin system HicA family toxin: protein MGKQRTVREVLQALKRAGFVESPNHGKGSHRRYINPKDPTKFADIAVHSMGDTLAKGTLSSIERQSGLKF, encoded by the coding sequence GTGGGGAAACAGCGAACAGTACGGGAAGTGCTTCAAGCCCTAAAGAGAGCCGGGTTTGTAGAATCGCCAAATCATGGCAAAGGAAGCCATAGACGCTACATAAACCCGAAAGACCCAACGAAGTTCGCTGACATTGCTGTCCATAGCATGGGTGATACGCTGGCAAAAGGGACTCTAAGCAGCATTGAACGCCAATCCGGGCTGAAATTTTAG